A single window of Chitinophaga sp. XS-30 DNA harbors:
- a CDS encoding quinone-dependent dihydroorotate dehydrogenase, with protein MYGLIKKILFGFPPESIHHSVMRGLKIINALPFGKNVLDAFCQPRGNGLERELWGLRFRNPVGLAAGFDKDARYIDELAHLGFGFVEIGTVTPQPQPGNDQPRLFRLPEDKALINRMGFNNEGARAAAKRLQQRRSHIIVGGNIGKNKVTPNEEAISDYEKCFHTLFDVVDYFVVNVSSPNTPNLRALQEKEPLKQLLHHLQTLNMQKASPKPILLKIAPDLTTTQLDDIIEIVAETGLAGIVATNTTISREGLQTSPETLEQIGAGGLSGLPVRERATEVIRYIHQHSGGKIPIIAAGGIFTAKDAQEKLDAGASLVQVYTGFIYEGPAIVKKICQGLTPSPAI; from the coding sequence ATGTACGGTCTTATCAAAAAAATACTCTTTGGTTTCCCCCCTGAAAGCATTCACCATAGCGTAATGCGGGGTTTGAAGATTATCAATGCGCTGCCCTTCGGCAAAAATGTGCTGGATGCGTTCTGCCAGCCCCGCGGGAATGGCCTGGAACGTGAATTATGGGGCCTCCGGTTCAGGAATCCGGTGGGCCTTGCCGCAGGTTTCGATAAAGATGCCAGGTATATCGATGAGCTGGCCCATCTTGGCTTCGGATTCGTGGAGATCGGTACGGTCACGCCACAGCCGCAACCGGGAAACGACCAGCCCCGGCTGTTCCGCCTGCCGGAAGACAAAGCCCTCATCAACCGCATGGGTTTCAATAACGAAGGGGCAAGGGCCGCAGCCAAACGCCTCCAACAGCGCCGTTCCCATATTATCGTGGGCGGAAACATCGGCAAGAACAAGGTCACGCCTAACGAAGAAGCGATCAGCGATTATGAAAAATGTTTTCATACCCTGTTCGATGTGGTCGATTACTTTGTGGTGAACGTCAGCTCCCCCAATACGCCCAATCTCCGGGCGCTGCAGGAAAAAGAGCCGCTGAAGCAGCTGCTGCATCATCTGCAAACGCTGAACATGCAAAAGGCCAGCCCCAAACCCATCCTCCTGAAAATTGCCCCCGATCTTACTACAACGCAACTGGATGATATCATCGAGATCGTAGCGGAAACCGGACTGGCCGGCATCGTAGCCACCAATACCACCATCAGCCGGGAAGGGCTGCAAACCAGCCCGGAAACCCTGGAGCAGATCGGCGCAGGCGGGCTCAGCGGGCTGCCGGTAAGGGAACGCGCTACCGAAGTGATCCGGTACATCCATCAGCATTCGGGCGGTAAAATACCCATCATCGCCGCAGGCGGCATTTTCACGGCCAAAGACGCACAGGAAAAGCTGGATGCAGGCGCTTCGCTGGTGCAGGTGTACACCGGGTTCATCTACGAAGGGCCGGCTATTGTGAAGAAGATCTGTCAGGGTTTAACGCCGTCACCAGCCATTTAA
- a CDS encoding DUF4249 domain-containing protein, giving the protein MSGNRRTGILLLCFCWMACEKPVDIPVPYDGDKIVVNALLQPDSLLYLRVTRSQPPGASVFPEIPGASVSLKAGNASIPVSWQQIGGKGYFVSGSPVQYGLRYSLEVSAAGLDTVYATDTLPRAPLLSAPFAQAGGSRVRFVLRDLPGSDFYRFRLFHASNNFVPEKRARYRFDPSYNNNFTDLISDRFLEYTLISDERFEGREITVVMQTEEVNKAGGYLLLEVTGLTHAAWLYLKTLELQSSTTNNPLVEPGSVYSNVLDGYGIMAGTNSASLPIEVK; this is encoded by the coding sequence ATGAGTGGAAACAGACGGACAGGAATACTATTGCTCTGCTTTTGCTGGATGGCCTGCGAAAAACCGGTAGATATTCCCGTTCCCTATGATGGCGACAAGATTGTGGTGAATGCGCTCCTGCAGCCGGACAGCCTGCTGTACCTGCGGGTGACCCGTTCGCAGCCGCCAGGGGCCAGTGTTTTCCCGGAAATACCCGGCGCCTCGGTTTCCCTCAAAGCCGGTAATGCAAGTATTCCGGTCAGCTGGCAGCAGATCGGCGGAAAGGGATATTTCGTTTCCGGTTCCCCTGTTCAATACGGCTTGCGGTACTCGCTGGAAGTAAGTGCGGCAGGACTGGATACGGTGTATGCAACGGACACCCTGCCCCGCGCACCGTTATTGTCCGCCCCGTTCGCGCAGGCCGGAGGCAGCCGCGTGCGCTTTGTGTTGCGGGACCTTCCAGGCAGCGACTTCTACCGGTTCCGCCTGTTCCATGCCAGCAACAACTTTGTTCCGGAAAAACGCGCGCGCTACCGTTTCGATCCTTCCTATAACAATAACTTTACAGACCTGATATCCGACCGCTTCCTGGAATATACCCTGATCAGCGATGAACGTTTCGAAGGCAGGGAAATTACCGTGGTGATGCAAACAGAGGAGGTCAATAAAGCCGGCGGATACCTGCTGCTGGAAGTAACGGGCCTCACACACGCCGCATGGCTGTACCTCAAAACACTGGAACTGCAAAGCAGCACCACCAATAATCCCCTCGTAGAACCCGGCAGTGTTTATTCGAATGTGCTTGACGGCTACGGCATCATGGCCGGCACCAACAGCGCCAGCCTGCCCATTGAAGTAAAATAA
- a CDS encoding RNA polymerase sigma factor — MPNFHTYTDQELVESLKFSEEGAFTEIYNRYWEKLYKSAYNKLNDSEDAKEIVNDVLLDIWKRRTDLSIAFLAAYLEKAIRFRVINHINRKKSTALLDSFEAVLQSPFKADNQVNMNEFVNLLEAWIAVLPEKQRRIFVKYYFDNLSAQEIAIDMNLSRKTVQNNLSITVQYLKTRLKHLPILLIMLSHTPR; from the coding sequence TTGCCGAATTTTCATACATATACAGATCAGGAGCTTGTTGAGTCTTTAAAATTCAGCGAAGAAGGGGCCTTTACCGAGATATACAACCGGTATTGGGAAAAGTTATACAAGTCTGCTTACAATAAGTTGAACGACAGCGAGGATGCCAAGGAAATTGTTAATGATGTATTACTGGATATCTGGAAAAGAAGAACTGACCTGTCCATCGCATTTTTAGCCGCTTACCTGGAAAAGGCCATCCGGTTCAGGGTGATCAATCATATCAACAGAAAGAAAAGCACCGCCCTGCTGGATTCATTTGAAGCAGTGCTGCAATCGCCTTTCAAGGCAGACAACCAGGTGAATATGAACGAGTTCGTCAATCTCCTGGAAGCATGGATAGCCGTTCTGCCAGAGAAGCAGCGCCGCATTTTTGTAAAATACTACTTCGACAACCTTTCAGCACAGGAAATAGCCATTGACATGAACCTGTCCAGGAAAACGGTCCAGAATAACCTGAGCATTACGGTACAATACCTGAAAACAAGGCTCAAACACCTGCCCATCCTGTTGATCATGCTCTCCCATACGCCCCGCTGA
- a CDS encoding RNA polymerase sigma-70 factor, which yields MLDLQSFERIFKEHHAHCLAFAIHYTGDPYEAEEVVQLVFSQIWEKREGIAINGSERSYLFTAIRNTAISQWRKQTVRTTKENAFGKMQDPEVHFSIQARELEGKLHLALEKLPERCREVFLLSRKQQLKYAEIATVMNISVKTVENQMGKALKILHHELREYLPLLFL from the coding sequence ATGTTGGACCTGCAGTCTTTTGAACGGATATTTAAGGAGCATCACGCTCACTGCCTGGCATTCGCCATTCACTATACCGGTGATCCGTATGAGGCAGAGGAAGTCGTGCAACTTGTATTTTCCCAGATATGGGAAAAGCGGGAAGGGATTGCTATCAACGGATCGGAAAGGTCTTATCTCTTTACCGCTATCCGCAATACGGCTATCAGCCAGTGGCGGAAGCAAACCGTTCGCACAACAAAAGAAAATGCCTTCGGAAAAATGCAGGACCCCGAAGTGCATTTTTCCATACAGGCACGGGAGCTGGAGGGAAAGCTGCACCTGGCCCTGGAGAAGCTGCCGGAGCGCTGCCGGGAGGTTTTCTTGCTGAGCCGGAAGCAGCAACTGAAGTATGCGGAAATTGCCACGGTGATGAATATTTCCGTAAAAACCGTTGAAAACCAGATGGGTAAGGCATTGAAAATATTACACCATGAGCTGCGGGAATACCTGCCGCTATTATTTTTATAA
- a CDS encoding MATE family efflux transporter produces MKRLYKKYRSHYKDNFHLAYPVVISQLGHTLVALSDSIIIGHTGKVPLAAVSLGGSIFSVFMVTGIGMSYGLTPLIAQENGRGNRRSCGHLLAHSLLINLLTGILLFGLILLVGHNLDGMQQQPDVAAEGEIYLQYLALSFIPLMVFLTFKQFAEGLGFTRQAMNISILGNVLNILLGIALVYGFFGLPRMGVAGVGLATVVDRLLMAVTMGWYVLRSPRFKAYLQTFGFRHIRPATLKKIAGLGTPVALQYIFEVSAFSGAAIMVGWIGAAELAAHQIAISLAAMTYMMASGISAAAGIRSGNNFGRGNFTDLRHSAIASYHMVLVLMGVAALVFMLGSRLLPAMYINDPAVISIASGLLLIAAFFQLFDGTQVVGLGILRGLGDVKVPTVITLLAYWVLGLPVGYWLGIKMGYGVQGIWWGLLLGLLGASVLLFFRFQSITRRLEQQTEKI; encoded by the coding sequence ATGAAACGACTGTATAAAAAGTACCGATCTCATTATAAAGACAATTTCCACCTGGCCTACCCGGTTGTAATCTCCCAGTTAGGCCACACCCTCGTTGCGCTGAGCGACAGCATCATCATCGGTCATACCGGCAAGGTGCCGCTGGCCGCCGTATCCCTCGGCGGCAGCATATTCTCCGTGTTCATGGTCACGGGCATCGGCATGTCATACGGTCTTACGCCGTTGATCGCGCAGGAGAACGGCCGGGGCAACAGGCGGAGCTGCGGGCATCTGCTGGCCCACAGTCTCCTGATCAACCTCCTCACAGGCATATTGCTTTTCGGCCTCATCCTGCTGGTGGGGCATAACCTCGACGGTATGCAACAGCAGCCGGATGTTGCGGCGGAGGGGGAGATCTACCTGCAGTACCTCGCGCTGTCGTTCATCCCGCTGATGGTGTTCTTAACCTTCAAACAGTTTGCCGAAGGCCTAGGGTTCACCAGGCAGGCCATGAACATCAGCATCCTGGGTAATGTGCTCAACATCCTGCTGGGCATAGCGCTGGTGTATGGCTTTTTCGGCCTCCCGCGGATGGGCGTGGCCGGTGTGGGGCTCGCTACGGTGGTAGACCGGTTATTGATGGCGGTGACGATGGGCTGGTATGTACTCCGCTCACCGCGTTTTAAAGCCTATCTGCAAACGTTCGGCTTCCGGCATATAAGACCGGCCACCCTGAAGAAAATAGCGGGACTGGGTACACCGGTGGCCCTGCAATACATTTTTGAGGTGAGCGCTTTCAGCGGCGCAGCTATCATGGTGGGCTGGATAGGGGCCGCGGAGCTGGCGGCGCACCAGATCGCCATCAGTCTTGCTGCCATGACCTATATGATGGCCAGCGGCATCTCCGCGGCTGCCGGTATCCGCAGCGGCAACAACTTCGGCCGCGGTAACTTTACAGATCTGCGGCATTCCGCTATTGCCAGCTATCACATGGTACTGGTGCTGATGGGGGTGGCTGCGCTGGTGTTCATGCTGGGGAGCCGTTTGCTGCCGGCCATGTACATCAATGATCCCGCGGTCATCAGCATCGCTTCGGGCCTGTTGCTGATCGCCGCTTTCTTTCAGCTGTTCGATGGCACGCAGGTGGTGGGGCTGGGCATTCTGCGGGGGCTCGGTGATGTGAAGGTGCCCACCGTTATTACCCTCCTGGCGTACTGGGTGCTGGGCCTGCCGGTGGGGTACTGGCTCGGTATAAAGATGGGATATGGTGTGCAGGGTATCTGGTGGGGATTGCTGCTTGGGCTGCTGGGCGCATCGGTATTGCTCTTCTTCCGCTTTCAGTCCATTACCCGCCGCCTGGAACAACAAACGGAAAAGATATAA
- a CDS encoding FecR family protein: MLSEKDKKYLQQVLERYESGRSTPAETHFVEVYLDYLDELNKDADPFQHLNAAARLDLEQEIKEKLLQGMRSETAPAPEFTVHRNTRFNWRIAAAVIFAVLGAATGWILLKQGDKTAETVVQVQDVLPGSDRAVLQLGNGQIIVLDTSHGQIIQNGALTVNNDSGLLNYYGKAAMAEYHTLSVPRGGQYKLQLPDGTDVWLNAASSITYPTAFTGAERIVEITGEAYFEVAKMKQKPFRVKSANGSEIEVLGTHFNVNAYADEPSVVATLLEGSIRFSKANKHYLMKPGQQARLNKAGEIDIISDINIDAVTAWRNGYFYFDGTDLQTVMRQIARWYDVTVTYEGKVPDMKFSGEISKSNNASLVLKMLEATRVRFEIEGNKIIVKP, encoded by the coding sequence ATGCTCTCCGAAAAGGATAAAAAATATCTGCAACAGGTACTCGAAAGGTATGAAAGCGGGCGTTCGACACCGGCTGAAACCCATTTTGTGGAAGTGTACCTGGATTATCTGGATGAGCTGAATAAAGATGCAGATCCCTTTCAGCATTTAAACGCGGCGGCCAGGCTGGACCTTGAGCAGGAGATCAAAGAAAAGCTCCTGCAGGGCATGCGTAGTGAAACCGCGCCTGCTCCCGAGTTTACTGTCCACCGGAACACACGCTTCAATTGGCGGATAGCGGCTGCCGTCATTTTTGCCGTTTTGGGAGCGGCCACCGGCTGGATCCTGCTTAAGCAGGGTGATAAAACAGCGGAAACCGTTGTGCAGGTGCAGGATGTCCTTCCCGGATCGGACCGCGCAGTACTGCAACTCGGGAACGGACAGATCATTGTGCTGGATACCAGTCACGGTCAGATCATTCAAAACGGAGCATTAACCGTTAATAATGACAGCGGGTTACTGAACTACTATGGTAAAGCCGCTATGGCAGAATATCATACGTTATCCGTACCCAGGGGCGGGCAGTACAAGCTGCAGTTGCCGGACGGCACTGATGTATGGCTGAATGCGGCATCTTCCATCACCTATCCTACTGCATTTACAGGTGCTGAACGTATCGTGGAAATTACCGGGGAAGCATATTTCGAGGTCGCTAAAATGAAGCAAAAACCTTTCAGGGTGAAGTCCGCCAATGGCAGTGAAATTGAAGTGCTCGGTACGCATTTCAATGTAAATGCATATGCGGATGAGCCATCGGTCGTCGCAACATTGCTTGAAGGGTCGATCAGATTCAGCAAAGCCAATAAACATTACCTGATGAAGCCGGGCCAGCAGGCAAGGTTAAATAAAGCAGGGGAAATCGACATCATCTCCGATATCAATATTGACGCTGTTACAGCATGGAGGAACGGATATTTTTATTTTGACGGTACAGACCTGCAGACGGTGATGCGGCAAATAGCCCGGTGGTACGATGTTACGGTAACATATGAAGGCAAGGTCCCGGACATGAAGTTCAGCGGAGAAATATCAAAAAGCAACAACGCATCGCTTGTATTGAAAATGCTGGAAGCCACACGGGTCCGGTTTGAAATAGAGGGGAACAAGATAATTGTCAAACCATAA
- a CDS encoding 16S rRNA (uracil(1498)-N(3))-methyltransferase, translated as MELPVFYAKDITPGAGSYTMDEPTSKYCIQVLRKVKGDAVLLADGKGTRYEAIVTDDHRKKCVVGITGQTTVPAPVPAVRMAIAFTKNASRMEWFLEKAVEIGVQGIIPLITLRTEKEKFKAERLENILVSAMLQSKQWYLPVLSGPLPLETLMGRDEKGQRFIAHCLPDQKQHLLDAVQPGKDTLMLIGPEGDFAPQEIELALQYGFVPVTLGDTRLRTETAGVVACTLIAAANR; from the coding sequence ATGGAGTTACCAGTTTTTTATGCGAAGGATATAACACCCGGCGCCGGTTCTTATACGATGGATGAGCCTACCTCCAAATATTGCATCCAGGTATTGCGGAAAGTAAAAGGAGATGCCGTTCTGCTGGCGGACGGCAAAGGAACGCGCTACGAAGCGATAGTGACGGATGATCACCGCAAGAAATGCGTAGTGGGCATTACCGGCCAAACCACTGTGCCGGCGCCTGTCCCGGCCGTGCGCATGGCCATTGCCTTCACCAAAAATGCTTCCCGCATGGAGTGGTTCCTGGAGAAGGCGGTGGAGATCGGCGTGCAGGGCATCATTCCCCTGATCACCTTGCGTACGGAAAAAGAAAAATTCAAGGCGGAGCGGCTGGAGAATATATTGGTATCGGCCATGCTGCAATCGAAGCAATGGTATTTGCCGGTATTGAGCGGACCATTGCCATTGGAGACGCTGATGGGCAGGGATGAAAAAGGCCAGCGCTTCATCGCGCACTGCCTGCCGGATCAGAAACAGCATCTGCTGGATGCCGTGCAGCCGGGGAAAGATACCTTGATGCTGATAGGGCCGGAAGGGGACTTTGCCCCGCAGGAAATTGAGCTGGCCCTGCAATATGGTTTCGTTCCGGTAACCTTGGGGGATACACGGTTACGCACGGAGACCGCCGGTGTGGTGGCCTGTACATTGATTGCCGCGGCTAACCGGTAA
- a CDS encoding FecR family protein has protein sequence MLQPDEALYSLLCKYLLNEADGVERRWVETWRTENTANEEVLSAIRSMLDAPAPAITYPGLDTDSSWERLKRGITGSGSSGMAEWGGQGRDLSAHFTQDRAVEDTAAGRETVVLPRRRYRWLQVAAAVLVLGGLGFWLSTRSGAEQVVFSGAQQAALEDGSKVMMEQGALMELSADFGKKERRVAFSGKAVFDIAQQAGSPFVIVLGKTEIKVLGTRFTVDYQPENNDLTVHVSNGRIMVINATKGENVILSGGMLLKQDEPQQPFEVAAHVKDIAKRSLVFRDVPLQEVLQTLKAVYGITVNVEDTALLRKEVTANFENEPIENIMETIAFMTNTRVDNNGEYDFSIR, from the coding sequence ATGCTGCAACCTGATGAGGCTTTATATTCCCTGCTCTGCAAATATCTGCTGAATGAAGCGGATGGCGTGGAGCGCCGCTGGGTGGAAACCTGGCGGACGGAAAATACTGCCAATGAAGAGGTGCTGTCTGCCATTCGCAGCATGCTGGACGCACCGGCGCCGGCGATAACTTATCCGGGGCTGGATACCGATTCCAGCTGGGAGAGGTTGAAGCGGGGGATAACCGGCTCCGGGTCGTCCGGAATGGCGGAATGGGGCGGGCAAGGCAGGGATTTGTCAGCGCATTTTACACAGGACAGGGCGGTGGAGGATACTGCTGCCGGTCGGGAAACCGTAGTTCTTCCCCGCAGGCGTTACCGCTGGCTGCAGGTGGCGGCGGCAGTACTGGTACTGGGAGGGCTGGGGTTCTGGCTCAGCACGCGGTCCGGCGCAGAACAGGTGGTGTTTTCAGGGGCGCAGCAGGCGGCATTGGAAGATGGCAGCAAGGTGATGATGGAACAGGGCGCATTGATGGAGCTGTCGGCAGATTTCGGAAAAAAAGAAAGACGGGTGGCATTCTCCGGCAAGGCGGTATTCGATATTGCGCAGCAGGCGGGAAGCCCCTTCGTGATCGTACTCGGCAAAACGGAGATCAAAGTGCTGGGCACCCGTTTTACAGTCGATTATCAGCCGGAAAATAATGATCTGACCGTACATGTCAGCAATGGCCGTATCATGGTCATTAACGCGACAAAGGGAGAAAACGTAATTTTGTCCGGCGGAATGCTGCTGAAGCAGGATGAACCGCAACAACCTTTTGAAGTGGCCGCGCACGTAAAGGATATCGCAAAAAGATCACTCGTGTTCCGCGATGTGCCGCTGCAGGAGGTGCTGCAGACGCTGAAAGCCGTATATGGCATTACCGTCAACGTAGAAGACACAGCTTTGCTGCGGAAAGAAGTGACCGCCAATTTTGAGAACGAGCCCATTGAGAATATCATGGAAACCATCGCTTTCATGACCAATACCCGGGTGGATAACAACGGGGAATACGATTTTTCTATCAGATAA
- a CDS encoding TonB-dependent receptor domain-containing protein, translating into MSLARKLLLGLLFTWVPMQLFAWNWRTKITLSVKDQPLSVVCDLLEKEYGIHFSYSRDVVSMNRRVTLNVHQEPLRRVMEQLFSGQSVQFKRIGEQLVLAVKHTPGRTINGFVEDARTGEKLIGATIYAPHLQTGTVTNQYGFYSLTTEKDTLGLMISYVGYEPQRLSLKDKESRQISIRLAPVNTLEEVEVTENLPGLQEQTQMSKVNVALSQVKTMPRLLGESDVLRSIQAMPGVSGGMEGSSGIHVRGGSPDQNLILLDGTPVYNASHLFGVFSVFNPDIIKNVDLYKGAFPARYGGRLSSVVDISMKDGNMHSFHGQVSLGLLASNAMIEGPLIKGKTSFIVTARRTYADLLAGDLARDQMNLGEKGSFYAYFYDANIRINHIFSPRDRIFLSAYGGQDQASINRNMQFDSLNNEPKRYKELMDFEMGWGNQAYALRWNHIFSPRLFSNITFNYSRFLFRTEYNYDYEALDIAEKDNMYGRYYSSVENGGMKMDLDYRPNPEHSMRFGGQATFHGFRPGITSFRNATDNQQLTDTAYNDDFNKGAELSLYLEDDWQIGDSMYLNLGVHTAAFLVPGNAYVSIQPRLGFRYLLPRKWALKLSYTQMTQHIHLLANNATFLPTDLWVPATSKVKPMFSRQVAAGLAKTSADNRYEASVEVYYKSMRNVIEYVENNLNFQSASGSWDENVIVGRGRSYGMELLLQKKTGTFKGWIGYTLAKSERAFPNVNHGRVFPYKYDHRHEIEVVLSQQLGKRWELSANWQFNTGMPLTLPTGSYEQVTEPTPGFPPPATPPGEVDVVEKRNFLRMQDMHRLDISATHTKQRKNTAYILTFGFMNVYNRQNPFFYYYSRNEQTRERQLTMLSILPILPSISYAIKF; encoded by the coding sequence ATGTCATTGGCCAGGAAACTGCTGCTGGGATTGCTTTTTACCTGGGTCCCCATGCAGCTTTTTGCGTGGAACTGGCGCACGAAAATTACTTTGTCCGTAAAGGACCAACCCCTCTCCGTCGTCTGCGATCTGCTGGAAAAGGAGTACGGCATTCATTTTTCCTACAGTCGAGATGTAGTGAGCATGAACCGCCGTGTTACGCTGAATGTGCACCAGGAACCCCTGCGCCGGGTGATGGAACAGCTTTTTTCCGGGCAGTCCGTACAATTCAAACGCATCGGGGAACAGCTGGTGCTTGCCGTAAAGCATACACCGGGCAGAACCATCAACGGTTTTGTGGAAGACGCCCGCACCGGTGAAAAGCTCATCGGCGCTACGATCTATGCGCCCCATCTCCAGACAGGCACGGTCACCAATCAATACGGATTTTACAGCCTGACAACGGAAAAGGATACACTTGGACTGATGATCAGTTACGTGGGGTATGAACCGCAGCGATTGTCTCTGAAAGACAAGGAAAGCCGGCAGATCAGCATCCGGCTGGCGCCGGTGAATACGTTAGAGGAAGTAGAGGTAACGGAAAACCTGCCCGGGCTGCAGGAGCAGACGCAGATGAGCAAGGTGAACGTAGCGCTTTCGCAGGTGAAAACCATGCCCCGGCTGCTTGGCGAATCGGATGTGCTGCGCAGTATCCAGGCCATGCCCGGTGTCAGCGGCGGAATGGAAGGCTCCAGCGGTATCCACGTCAGGGGCGGCAGTCCTGATCAGAACCTCATCCTGCTGGATGGAACGCCGGTGTACAATGCCAGCCATCTCTTCGGTGTCTTTTCTGTTTTCAATCCGGATATCATCAAGAATGTTGATCTCTACAAAGGCGCATTCCCCGCCCGTTACGGCGGGCGCCTCTCTTCCGTGGTGGACATCTCCATGAAGGACGGCAATATGCACAGCTTTCACGGACAGGTATCCCTCGGCCTGCTGGCGTCCAATGCCATGATAGAAGGCCCGCTGATCAAAGGTAAAACCTCTTTTATCGTTACCGCCCGCCGCACGTATGCGGACCTGCTGGCGGGAGACCTTGCCAGGGACCAGATGAACCTCGGAGAAAAGGGCAGCTTTTATGCCTACTTCTATGATGCCAATATCCGCATCAATCACATCTTTTCTCCCCGCGACCGCATCTTTCTGAGCGCTTACGGAGGGCAGGACCAGGCCAGCATCAACCGCAACATGCAGTTCGATTCCCTCAACAACGAGCCGAAACGGTACAAGGAGCTGATGGATTTTGAAATGGGATGGGGGAATCAGGCCTATGCGCTCCGCTGGAACCACATCTTTTCGCCAAGGCTCTTTTCCAATATCACCTTCAATTATTCCCGTTTCCTTTTCCGGACAGAATACAACTATGATTATGAAGCGCTGGATATTGCGGAGAAAGATAACATGTATGGCCGCTATTATTCCAGTGTGGAAAATGGCGGCATGAAAATGGATCTCGATTACCGGCCCAACCCGGAACATTCCATGCGTTTCGGCGGGCAGGCCACCTTTCACGGGTTCCGGCCCGGCATCACCAGCTTCCGCAACGCCACGGACAACCAGCAACTCACGGATACCGCTTATAATGACGACTTCAACAAAGGCGCTGAACTTTCCCTCTACCTGGAAGACGACTGGCAGATCGGGGATTCCATGTACCTGAACCTCGGTGTACATACCGCTGCTTTCCTCGTACCGGGAAATGCATACGTGTCCATACAGCCCAGGCTGGGCTTCCGTTACCTGCTGCCGCGCAAGTGGGCGCTGAAGCTTTCCTATACCCAGATGACGCAGCATATCCACCTGCTCGCCAATAATGCCACATTTTTGCCCACGGACCTGTGGGTGCCCGCTACCAGCAAGGTAAAGCCGATGTTTTCCAGGCAGGTAGCCGCCGGCCTGGCAAAGACCTCTGCGGATAACCGGTATGAAGCATCGGTGGAAGTATATTATAAATCCATGCGTAATGTGATCGAATACGTGGAGAACAATCTCAATTTCCAGTCCGCCTCCGGCAGTTGGGACGAGAATGTGATCGTGGGCCGGGGCCGGAGCTACGGGATGGAATTATTGCTGCAAAAGAAAACGGGCACCTTCAAAGGATGGATCGGTTATACGCTGGCGAAGTCTGAACGCGCTTTCCCGAACGTGAATCACGGCCGTGTATTTCCTTACAAGTATGACCACCGCCATGAAATAGAAGTCGTATTATCACAGCAGCTCGGCAAGCGATGGGAGCTTTCCGCCAACTGGCAGTTCAACACCGGCATGCCGCTCACATTGCCTACAGGGAGTTACGAGCAGGTGACCGAACCCACTCCCGGCTTCCCGCCGCCGGCAACGCCACCGGGAGAAGTGGACGTGGTGGAAAAAAGGAATTTTCTGCGCATGCAGGACATGCATCGCCTGGATATCAGTGCTACACATACCAAACAACGGAAGAATACCGCCTACATCCTGACCTTCGGGTTCATGAATGTGTACAACCGGCAGAATCCCTTCTTTTACTATTACAGCAGGAATGAGCAGACACGGGAAAGGCAGCTGACGATGCTGAGCATTCTGCCCATCCTGCCGAGCATATCTTATGCGATCAAATTCTGA